One part of the Thermanaeromonas sp. C210 genome encodes these proteins:
- a CDS encoding GmrSD restriction endonuclease domain-containing protein — protein sequence MKIATILDQIDLGSMALPEFQRGYVWNRDQVRGLMQSLYRRYPIGSLLVWVTRSEGAASRGDQAPAPGVVKLLLDGQQRITTLYGIIRGRPPRFFDGNAQAFTGLYFHLEDEVFEFYMPTKMKDNPLWVNITELMQAGVGKFIGRLYAVPELANRMEVYIQRLTAIDGIKNIDLHVEEVTGEDKTIDVVVDIFNRVNSGGTKLSQGDLALAKICAAWPEARQAMKEVLVGWEKAGFHFNLDWLLRNITTILTGEASFSALKDVNAPQFQKGLVLAQDACNYLLNMISGRLGLDHDRVLGGRYAFPVMTRYLVLRGGKLKDARERDRLLYWYVHSFLWGRFAGSTETVLNQDLKVLEPVDGALDRLIEQLRLSRGSLTIRPEDFAGWSLGARFYPMLYLLTRVYGARDWCSGVPLSANLLGKLNALQVHHIFPKALLYEHGYQKAEVNAIANLCFLTQGANLAISDRRPEVYLEEVEKRFPGALASQWVPLDRELWRVENYREFLAERRRLLAAAANRFVEELLNGSPAAPAAVSYSTTLEAAPAPMAADDEEIGALLEWLQANKLPRPELDFEICGPAGEVLTVVDLAWPNGVQEGYSQPVALVLQEDREQNRILNQLGYRYFNSAKDLRAYLEKLVGIAGEEEEVGH from the coding sequence TTGAAAATCGCTACTATCCTCGACCAGATCGATTTGGGAAGCATGGCCCTGCCCGAGTTTCAACGGGGGTATGTATGGAACCGCGACCAGGTGCGCGGCCTGATGCAGTCCCTTTACCGCCGCTATCCCATCGGAAGCCTCCTGGTGTGGGTCACACGTTCGGAGGGCGCCGCTTCTAGAGGTGACCAAGCCCCGGCCCCGGGAGTGGTAAAACTTTTGCTCGACGGCCAGCAGCGGATAACCACCCTTTACGGGATCATCAGGGGCAGGCCGCCCCGGTTTTTCGACGGCAACGCCCAGGCCTTCACCGGCCTTTATTTTCACCTGGAGGATGAAGTCTTCGAGTTCTATATGCCTACTAAAATGAAAGACAACCCCCTCTGGGTGAATATCACCGAGCTCATGCAGGCCGGGGTGGGCAAGTTCATCGGCCGGCTGTACGCTGTGCCGGAGCTGGCGAACCGGATGGAGGTCTATATCCAGCGCCTGACTGCTATTGATGGGATCAAGAATATAGACCTGCATGTGGAAGAGGTGACCGGCGAGGACAAGACCATTGACGTGGTGGTGGACATCTTTAATCGGGTCAACAGCGGCGGCACCAAGCTTTCCCAGGGCGACCTGGCCCTGGCCAAGATCTGCGCCGCATGGCCGGAAGCCAGGCAGGCCATGAAGGAGGTGCTTGTCGGCTGGGAAAAGGCCGGTTTCCACTTCAACCTCGACTGGCTGCTGCGTAATATCACCACCATCCTCACCGGGGAGGCTTCTTTTTCCGCTTTAAAAGATGTAAATGCGCCGCAGTTTCAAAAGGGTCTTGTCCTGGCCCAGGATGCCTGCAACTACCTGTTGAATATGATTTCCGGCCGCCTGGGCCTCGACCATGACCGGGTTCTGGGCGGGCGCTATGCCTTTCCGGTGATGACCAGGTATCTTGTCCTGCGGGGCGGCAAGCTGAAGGATGCCAGGGAGCGCGACCGCCTTCTGTACTGGTACGTTCACAGCTTCCTCTGGGGCCGCTTTGCCGGCTCCACGGAAACTGTTTTGAATCAGGACCTAAAAGTCCTGGAGCCGGTGGACGGTGCCCTGGACCGGCTGATCGAGCAGCTCCGCCTCTCCCGGGGCAGCCTCACCATCCGGCCGGAAGACTTTGCCGGGTGGAGCCTGGGTGCCAGGTTTTATCCCATGCTTTATCTTTTGACCAGGGTTTACGGCGCCCGGGACTGGTGCAGCGGCGTGCCCCTTTCGGCGAATCTGCTGGGCAAACTCAATGCCCTGCAGGTGCACCACATCTTTCCCAAGGCCCTTCTTTATGAACATGGTTACCAGAAGGCGGAGGTCAACGCCATTGCCAACCTCTGCTTTCTCACCCAGGGAGCCAACCTGGCCATTAGCGACAGGAGGCCTGAGGTTTATTTAGAGGAAGTGGAAAAGAGGTTCCCGGGGGCCCTGGCCTCTCAGTGGGTGCCCCTGGACCGGGAGCTCTGGCGGGTGGAAAACTACAGGGAGTTTCTCGCTGAGCGGCGGCGCCTTTTGGCTGCAGCGGCCAATCGTTTCGTGGAGGAGCTGCTTAACGGTTCGCCTGCCGCCCCGGCCGCGGTCAGCTATTCGACAACTTTAGAGGCGGCCCCGGCGCCCATGGCGGCGGATGACGAAGAAATCGGCGCCCTGCTGGAATGGCTGCAGGCAAACAAACTTCCCAGGCCGGAGCTTGATTTTGAAATATGCGGCCCTGCCGGGGAGGTGCTGACTGTTGTGGACCTGGCCTGGCCTAACGGGGTGCAGGAGGGCTACAGCCAGCCGGTAGCCCTGGTCCTGCAGGAGGATAGGGAGCAGAATAGGATTCTAAATCAGTTGGGCTATCGCTATTTTAACAGCGCAAAAGACTTGCGGGCTTATTTGGAAAAGCTGGTAGGAATCGCCGGTGAAGAGGAAGAGGTGGGGCATTAA
- a CDS encoding AbrB/MazE/SpoVT family DNA-binding domain-containing protein: MPIAKISSKGQVTIPAEIRKFLGVAPGSHLRFIIKEGTVQIEKGSHDIAALKGSVPVEGEQDFLKARHQAMEEVAIEIAREGKSD; encoded by the coding sequence ATGCCTATCGCTAAGATATCATCGAAAGGCCAGGTAACCATCCCGGCAGAAATACGCAAGTTTTTAGGCGTCGCACCGGGCTCACATCTTCGCTTTATAATAAAGGAAGGTACCGTACAGATTGAAAAAGGTAGTCATGACATAGCCGCCCTGAAAGGCAGCGTACCGGTAGAGGGGGAACAGGATTTTTTGAAGGCACGTCATCAGGCCATGGAAGAGGTTGCCATAGAGATTGCAAGGGAAGGCAAGAGTGATTGA
- a CDS encoding type II toxin-antitoxin system VapC family toxin yields MFSLRGMRLSSKSVARKAPEWYVEKNVDWTDAFVAAKMAAGKKPEIYSYDRHFDKFPEIKRIEP; encoded by the coding sequence TTGTTTTCTCTTCGTGGCATGCGTCTTTCCAGCAAGTCGGTGGCCAGGAAAGCTCCCGAGTGGTATGTAGAAAAGAATGTTGATTGGACGGATGCCTTCGTTGCTGCTAAAATGGCAGCGGGAAAGAAGCCGGAGATATATTCTTACGATCGTCATTTTGATAAGTTTCCGGAAATTAAAAGAATTGAGCCCTGA
- a CDS encoding sugar transferase, whose product MRWTKLVKILGDLFIINFSFYLAFLIRFEGRIPTVNWQAYWTSAIWITLVAFILFYSYGLYVGGRHQWIEIFAALVWVVVLTSLFGIALSYMLQKYTFPRSVFILTAPLQLLLLSAWRYGLWRYSIWRQGVLTLVVVGPHEAASARARQLHSDGGRLYRVVGLVVEPGAAPAPGDLEVPVRGTYEELGKILDESRPRAVMLCDGLPLEQRERMLREVTARNLAVFIVPDIYEILLSQSRMGHLDGIPILRVDGFTYAPSGAWKRIFDIALSLFLGVVAVPLILLAAVAIKIESPGGPVFYRQWRVGQGGRVFRLIKLRTMVPDAEKLTGPVLATAEDPRVTRVGRVLRATRIDELPQLWNVLKGEMSFIGPRPERPVFVEQFKKEVPGYDWRHRLPVGITGLAQILGRYSTTPADKLRYDLLYAKTLSPLNDVQILLHTLKVMLIRDKAS is encoded by the coding sequence TTGCGCTGGACGAAGCTGGTCAAGATCCTGGGGGACCTCTTTATTATTAACTTTAGCTTTTATTTGGCTTTTTTAATACGTTTTGAGGGCCGGATTCCCACTGTTAACTGGCAGGCCTACTGGACGTCGGCCATCTGGATTACCTTGGTGGCCTTCATTCTTTTTTACAGCTACGGTCTTTATGTCGGCGGCCGCCACCAGTGGATAGAGATTTTCGCGGCTCTGGTATGGGTTGTTGTCTTAACCTCCCTTTTCGGCATTGCCCTATCTTACATGCTGCAGAAATATACCTTTCCCCGCTCGGTTTTCATTTTAACGGCGCCGCTGCAACTTTTGCTTTTAAGTGCCTGGCGGTATGGCCTATGGCGCTATAGCATCTGGCGCCAAGGAGTCTTAACCCTGGTAGTTGTGGGGCCACACGAAGCAGCTTCTGCTCGGGCTCGCCAGCTTCACAGCGATGGGGGGCGCCTCTACCGGGTTGTCGGGCTGGTAGTTGAGCCCGGAGCCGCGCCCGCCCCTGGCGACTTGGAGGTTCCGGTACGCGGTACATATGAGGAGCTAGGAAAAATTCTGGATGAAAGCAGGCCCAGGGCGGTTATGCTCTGCGACGGCCTCCCCTTGGAGCAGCGAGAGAGGATGCTGCGGGAAGTCACCGCCCGCAATTTGGCCGTCTTTATCGTTCCCGACATCTATGAAATACTCCTCTCCCAGTCACGGATGGGACACCTCGACGGTATACCTATTCTAAGGGTGGACGGTTTTACATATGCACCTTCGGGTGCCTGGAAGCGCATTTTTGATATAGCTTTGTCTTTATTCCTGGGCGTAGTTGCCGTACCTCTGATTTTGCTGGCCGCCGTTGCCATAAAAATAGAATCCCCCGGAGGCCCGGTATTTTACCGCCAATGGCGGGTGGGACAGGGAGGCCGGGTGTTCCGGCTGATCAAGCTGCGGACCATGGTCCCCGACGCGGAAAAGTTAACAGGTCCGGTCCTCGCTACGGCAGAAGACCCTCGCGTAACCCGAGTGGGCAGGGTTTTAAGGGCTACCCGCATTGACGAGTTGCCGCAGCTCTGGAACGTTCTAAAAGGGGAAATGAGCTTTATTGGCCCCAGGCCGGAGCGGCCGGTTTTTGTGGAGCAGTTTAAAAAAGAAGTGCCGGGTTACGACTGGCGGCACCGGCTGCCGGTGGGCATCACAGGGCTGGCCCAAATTTTAGGACGCTACAGCACCACCCCGGCGGACAAGCTTCGTTATGATCTACTCTACGCTAAAACCCTTTCACCGCTGAATGATGTCCAGATTTTGTTACATACCTTGAAAGTTATGCTCATTCGCGACAAGGCTTCGTAA
- a CDS encoding HD domain-containing protein, with amino-acid sequence MLRCRTFSFCHSLGVFHLFVRLETELEHKGFQFSEEEKLLGRCLGLLHDIGHGPLSHVLEGIMTPDKRHETWAIEIITAPTEIRCVLESMDSGGCPKRYVKYSKVILNGSW; translated from the coding sequence ATATTACGGTGCCGAACATTCTCGTTTTGCCATTCCCTTGGCGTCTTTCACCTATTTGTAAGATTGGAGACCGAGCTCGAACACAAAGGATTCCAGTTTTCTGAGGAAGAAAAGCTACTAGGTCGTTGTCTCGGGCTCCTGCACGATATAGGGCATGGCCCGCTGTCACATGTCCTAGAAGGTATAATGACTCCAGATAAAAGGCATGAAACCTGGGCTATAGAAATTATCACGGCTCCCACAGAAATCCGGTGCGTTCTAGAAAGCATGGACTCGGGGGGTTGCCCAAAAAGATATGTCAAGTATTCCAAGGTGATCCTCAATGGCAGCTGGTAA
- a CDS encoding FitA-like ribbon-helix-helix domain-containing protein: protein MPDVLIRNVSREVLATLKQRAAAKGRSLQAELHKILEEAAGEKGLDGTKLAAEIRKQLQAKGKGYSDSVDLIREDRER from the coding sequence TTGCCCGACGTCCTTATCCGCAATGTGTCCAGGGAGGTTTTAGCTACTTTAAAGCAGCGGGCTGCCGCTAAAGGCAGGTCTTTACAGGCGGAACTGCATAAGATTTTGGAAGAAGCCGCGGGTGAAAAAGGCCTGGACGGCACCAAGCTGGCTGCCGAGATAAGGAAGCAGCTGCAGGCAAAAGGGAAAGGCTACAGCGACAGCGTCGATTTAATCAGAGAGGACAGGGAAAGGTGA
- a CDS encoding type II toxin-antitoxin system VapC family toxin, producing MKKIFIVDASVAVKWYIPEPQSELAVELLDRAAKGDCRLWAPELIFAEIGNVLWKKCMRGEIDEEDARKILGAIAQKFPASVAEIRPLLPAAFEIACFYRRTLYDSVYIALTVAKNGVFLTADERLVNALMPTSLDPFVRLLQDYIKTQDTDE from the coding sequence GTGAAGAAGATATTTATCGTAGACGCCAGCGTCGCTGTAAAGTGGTACATTCCTGAACCCCAATCGGAGTTGGCAGTAGAGCTTCTGGATAGGGCGGCCAAAGGCGACTGCCGTTTATGGGCGCCGGAATTGATTTTCGCGGAAATAGGCAATGTCCTCTGGAAAAAGTGCATGCGCGGCGAAATTGACGAAGAAGATGCCCGCAAGATATTGGGGGCCATAGCTCAAAAATTCCCTGCCAGCGTTGCTGAAATCCGTCCCCTGCTTCCCGCGGCTTTTGAGATTGCTTGCTTCTACAGGCGGACGCTGTATGACAGCGTATATATCGCCCTGACCGTGGCCAAAAACGGGGTGTTTCTCACGGCTGACGAAAGGCTAGTCAACGCTTTGATGCCCACTTCCCTGGACCCCTTTGTCCGGCTCCTGCAGGATTACATAAAAACCCAGGACACTGATGAGTGA
- a CDS encoding NAD-dependent epimerase/dehydratase family protein yields the protein MPTVPEEAVFNPINPYGRSKAVVEKVLNDLAAAGGFNYVSLRYFNVAEADREGRIGGGKEDGAET from the coding sequence ATGCCGACCGTTCCGGAGGAAGCCGTTTTTAACCCCATCAACCCCTACGGCCGGAGCAAGGCCGTGGTGGAAAAGGTGCTGAACGACCTGGCCGCCGCCGGGGGTTTTAACTACGTCTCCCTGCGGTATTTCAACGTCGCCGAGGCCGACCGGGAGGGGAGGATCGGCGGAGGGAAGGAAGACGGCGCAGAAACTTGA
- a CDS encoding YecA family protein, with protein MPIYRVERNDDCPCGSGRKYKKCCLSRVEEATRLLQRAVGPGVYTATEREVITTLGFQCGLAMGEGGTPPDPERLGRLLIEAWEEEEKALETSGPGGLEILINRLQKLLKAKEHLRSIRIPGDLLLELERAQDEGEEHLKRFIRRLSAELAARDDFVFEAIYSMAYSLHHENYADGELKTFLIGLGWFVDDNTRDFFNTAVIRATAEELEEAEDTIEEIAKEIGEGSEEEAQNKIMDLLEGNLVYGEYLYTKLLPQVRPVLKAIREGRIKLILPLYAVIQGLYGFLINAVALLPLEFLKKAIDEDMWGFGWVRECLWEKKEAECFWPELVRILKEQADRTEDKELAGAVEKLIFLVNIGVGIEKPGLVEMLYLISIYNFFAHMPVTLDGTNMSVREPEDLFDEKLIAGYTEWLKAQGREREAEYLWSQFEALAREAREKCEAGIARLAEMLSAVK; from the coding sequence GTGCCAATTTACCGGGTTGAAAGAAATGACGATTGTCCCTGCGGCAGCGGCCGGAAATATAAAAAGTGCTGCCTTTCCCGGGTGGAAGAAGCCACTCGCCTTTTGCAGCGGGCTGTTGGGCCGGGAGTATACACCGCCACCGAGAGGGAGGTTATTACTACCCTGGGTTTCCAGTGTGGCCTTGCCATGGGTGAAGGGGGAACGCCTCCCGATCCTGAACGGTTGGGGCGGCTGTTAATAGAAGCCTGGGAGGAAGAGGAGAAGGCATTAGAAACCTCTGGGCCGGGAGGTCTGGAAATCCTGATCAACCGCTTACAAAAATTGCTGAAGGCCAAAGAACATCTCCGCTCTATCCGCATTCCCGGTGATTTGTTGCTGGAACTTGAACGGGCACAAGACGAGGGCGAAGAGCACTTAAAGAGATTCATCCGACGGCTTTCGGCAGAACTTGCTGCCCGCGACGATTTTGTTTTTGAAGCTATCTACTCTATGGCCTATTCCCTGCACCATGAAAACTACGCAGATGGAGAGCTAAAAACCTTTCTTATCGGTTTAGGGTGGTTCGTTGATGATAATACCCGGGACTTTTTCAACACGGCCGTTATAAGGGCGACGGCAGAAGAATTGGAAGAAGCCGAGGATACAATAGAAGAGATCGCGAAGGAAATCGGGGAAGGCAGCGAAGAAGAAGCCCAAAATAAAATAATGGACCTCTTGGAAGGGAATTTGGTTTACGGTGAATATTTATACACGAAATTATTGCCGCAGGTCCGACCTGTTCTGAAGGCCATCAGGGAAGGGAGGATAAAGCTGATTTTGCCCCTGTACGCAGTGATCCAGGGCCTCTACGGTTTTCTTATCAATGCGGTCGCCCTATTGCCGCTGGAGTTCCTTAAGAAGGCCATCGATGAAGATATGTGGGGTTTCGGCTGGGTTAGGGAATGCCTGTGGGAAAAGAAGGAGGCCGAATGCTTTTGGCCCGAACTTGTCCGGATTTTAAAAGAACAGGCAGACCGGACGGAGGATAAGGAGCTGGCCGGGGCGGTCGAAAAACTAATCTTTTTGGTGAATATAGGTGTGGGGATAGAGAAGCCGGGTTTGGTTGAAATGCTTTACCTGATAAGTATATATAACTTTTTTGCCCATATGCCCGTTACTTTAGACGGTACCAATATGAGTGTGCGCGAGCCTGAGGACCTGTTTGACGAAAAGCTCATAGCCGGGTATACCGAGTGGTTAAAGGCTCAGGGCCGGGAAAGGGAAGCGGAATACCTCTGGAGCCAGTTCGAGGCCCTGGCCCGGGAGGCCAGGGAAAAATGCGAAGCCGGCATCGCCCGCCTGGCAGAGATGCTGTCAGCTGTTAAGTAA
- the arcC gene encoding carbamate kinase: protein MDKLAVIAIGGNSLIKTKGQVDLKSQLETVKETCHNIAELVEQGWNVAITHGNGPQVGFLIRRAELAAQELPLIPLEFAVADTQGAIGYMIQQSLINEFRRRGIRREPVTVVTQVVVDSNDPAFQNPSKPIGSFMTREEAERHKQEDGWTLVEDAGRGWRRVVPSPEPRAIVESAAIRDLITNGYIVICVGGGGIPVIEKDGRLEGIAAVIDKDYASALLATEIKADMLVISTGVSKVAINFGQPDQKELDLLTVPEAEAYLEAGHFPPGNMGPKIMAILRYLRNNGGQGIITSPEAIVAAVAGKAGTRIVP from the coding sequence ATGGACAAGCTGGCTGTAATAGCCATTGGCGGCAATTCCTTAATTAAAACGAAAGGGCAAGTTGATTTAAAGTCTCAGCTGGAAACGGTAAAAGAAACATGCCATAACATTGCTGAACTAGTCGAGCAGGGCTGGAATGTAGCCATTACCCACGGGAACGGTCCCCAGGTCGGTTTCCTAATTCGCAGGGCTGAACTGGCTGCTCAGGAGCTACCCCTGATACCCCTTGAATTTGCCGTGGCCGATACCCAGGGGGCCATCGGCTATATGATTCAACAGTCCCTCATTAATGAATTTCGCCGACGTGGCATAAGAAGAGAGCCGGTTACTGTAGTCACCCAAGTGGTAGTAGATAGTAACGATCCAGCCTTTCAAAACCCCAGCAAACCTATTGGTTCCTTTATGACCAGGGAAGAAGCGGAGCGGCATAAGCAGGAAGATGGCTGGACTTTAGTTGAGGATGCCGGGCGCGGTTGGCGGCGGGTAGTACCCTCGCCGGAACCGCGGGCCATTGTGGAAAGCGCGGCCATCAGGGACTTAATTACCAATGGCTACATTGTTATCTGCGTTGGCGGGGGCGGGATCCCTGTGATAGAAAAGGATGGCCGGCTGGAAGGAATAGCTGCCGTCATTGACAAGGATTATGCCTCAGCGCTCTTGGCTACCGAAATTAAGGCCGATATGCTGGTTATCTCTACCGGGGTAAGCAAGGTGGCCATTAATTTTGGCCAGCCCGACCAGAAGGAACTGGATCTCCTGACGGTGCCGGAGGCAGAGGCCTACCTGGAGGCGGGACACTTCCCACCGGGGAATATGGGGCCTAAAATTATGGCGATTTTGCGGTACCTCAGAAATAATGGTGGCCAGGGCATAATTACTTCACCGGAGGCCATAGTTGCTGCGGTGGCAGGAAAAGCCGGGACCAGGATAGTGCCATAA